In one window of Mus pahari chromosome 3, PAHARI_EIJ_v1.1, whole genome shotgun sequence DNA:
- the LOC110319330 gene encoding olfactory receptor 5D14-like encodes MVSLERNVSVEIIFVLLGFTDYPNLQIPLFLIFLFMYIITVVGNLGMTVLINIDHKFRTPMYFFLSQLSFVDFCYSTIITPKLLENLVLADKTILYFSCMLQYFLSCVALVAESYLLAVMAYDRFVAICNPLLYTVVMSPRLCILLVTGSYIWSTFETLILLCYALQLNFSRFNVINHFFCEYTALIAVSSSDIHIPSLLLFCFATFNEVSTLLIILTSYVFIFVTVLKIKSASGRRKAFSTCASHLTAITVFHGTILSLYCVPNSKNSRNAVKIASVFYAVVNPLLNPLIYSLRNKDVKEFFQKLVSTSLKFQLH; translated from the coding sequence ATGGTGTCATTGGAAAGAAATGTGAGTGTGGAGATTATCTTTGTCCTGTTGGGTTTCACAGACTACCCTAACCTTCAGATTCCCCTTTTCCTAATCTTTCTCTTTATGTACATCATCACTGTAGTGGGAAACCTTGGCATGACAGTGCTCATCAATATTGACCACAAGTTCCGCACTCCAATGTACTTCTTCCTTAGCCAACTTTCCTTTGTTGACTTTTGCTACTCAACCATCATCACACCCAAACTGCTTGAAAACTTGGTCCTGGCAGATAAAACTATACTCTACTTCAGCTGCATGTTGCAGTACTTCCTgtcctgtgtagctctggtggCTGAGTCCTACTTGCTAGCAGTTATGGCTTATGATCGTTTCGTGGCCATCTGTAATCCATTGCTGTATACTGTGGTCATGTCCCCAAGGCTGTGCATCCTGCTTGTTACTGGGTCATATATCTGGAGTACCTTTGAAACTTTGATTCTCCTTTGCTATGCTCTACAACTAAACTTTTCAAGATTTAATGTGATCAACCACTTCTTCTGTGAATATACTGCCCTCATTGCTGTCTCTAGTTCTGATATACACATTCCCAGCCTTCTACTCTTTTGTTTTGCAACCTTCAATGAAGTGAGTACACTCCTGATCATTCTCACTtcttatgtattcatttttgtgacggtattaaaaattaaatcggCTAGTGGACGTCGCAAAGCCTTCTCTACCTGTGCTTCCCACCTGACTGCCATCACCGTTTTTCATGGAACCATACTTTCCCTGTACTGTGTACCTAACTCCAAAAATTCTAGGAATGCTGTCAAAATAGCCTCTGTCTTTTATGCAGTTGTGAACCCCTTGCTTAACCCTCTTATCTACAGCTTGAGAAACAAGGATGTGAAAGAGTTTTTTCAGAAATTAGTGAGTACTTCACTGAAGTTCCaacttcactga